One part of the Streptomyces lydicus genome encodes these proteins:
- the rsmG gene encoding 16S rRNA (guanine(527)-N(7))-methyltransferase RsmG, whose translation MTEAAAELPPAPKAAQEVFGERFPEAVRYGELLADAGVRRGLIGPREVPRLWERHLLNCAVLSEVVPEGVSVCDVGSGAGLPGIPLALVRPDLKITLLEPLLRRTTFLQEVVELLGLDHVTVVRGRAEEVMGKLPQVHVVTARAVAPLDRLAGWGVPLLRPYGEMLALKGDAAEEELKGARAALSKLGVVETSVVHVGEGIVDPPSTVVRVEVGESPGGVRFAAKRAKAARVSRASRGRRR comes from the coding sequence GTGACGGAGGCAGCAGCGGAGCTCCCTCCCGCGCCGAAGGCGGCGCAGGAGGTATTCGGCGAGCGCTTTCCGGAGGCCGTGCGGTACGGCGAACTGCTCGCCGACGCGGGGGTGAGGCGAGGGCTGATCGGCCCGCGTGAGGTCCCGCGGCTGTGGGAGCGGCACCTGCTGAACTGTGCGGTGCTCTCCGAGGTGGTGCCCGAGGGCGTCTCGGTCTGCGACGTGGGTTCGGGGGCCGGGCTGCCCGGTATCCCGCTGGCGCTGGTACGGCCGGACCTCAAGATCACGCTGCTGGAGCCGTTGCTGCGGCGGACGACCTTTCTGCAGGAGGTCGTCGAGCTGCTCGGACTCGATCATGTGACGGTCGTCCGAGGCCGGGCCGAAGAGGTCATGGGCAAGCTTCCGCAGGTGCATGTGGTGACCGCCCGCGCCGTTGCTCCGCTCGACCGGCTGGCCGGCTGGGGTGTTCCGCTGCTGCGTCCGTACGGCGAGATGCTGGCGCTCAAGGGTGACGCGGCGGAGGAGGAGCTCAAGGGAGCCCGGGCGGCGCTGAGCAAGCTCGGCGTGGTCGAGACCTCGGTGGTGCATGTGGGCGAGGGCATCGTGGATCCGCCGTCGACCGTGGTGCGGGTCGAGGTGGGGGAGAGCCCGGGCGGGGTGCGCTTCGCGGCCAAGCGGGCGAAGGCGGCGCGTGTCAGCCGGGCATCGAGGGGTCGCCGGCGCTGA
- a CDS encoding protein jag: MTDTTPAAEGTDTLTRLEQEGEIAADYLEGLLDIADLDGDIDMDVEADRAAVSIISDSTSRDLQKLVGRDGEVLEALQELTRLAVHRETGDRSRLMLDIAGFRARKREQLTEIGAKAAEEAKGTGQPVKLDPMTPFERKVVHDAVAAAGLRSESEGEEPQRRVVVLPA; this comes from the coding sequence GTGACGGACACGACCCCTGCCGCCGAGGGCACCGACACCCTGACCCGCCTGGAGCAGGAAGGCGAGATCGCGGCCGACTACCTCGAGGGTCTGCTGGACATCGCCGACCTCGACGGTGACATCGACATGGACGTCGAGGCCGACCGCGCCGCCGTGTCGATCATCAGCGACTCGACCAGCCGCGACCTGCAGAAGCTGGTGGGCCGCGACGGTGAGGTGCTGGAGGCGCTGCAGGAGCTGACCCGGCTGGCCGTGCACCGGGAGACCGGTGACCGTAGCCGTCTGATGCTGGACATCGCCGGTTTCCGGGCGCGTAAGCGCGAGCAGCTCACGGAGATCGGTGCCAAGGCGGCCGAGGAGGCCAAGGGCACCGGCCAGCCGGTGAAGCTCGACCCGATGACGCCGTTCGAGCGCAAGGTCGTCCATGACGCGGTGGCGGCCGCCGGCCTGCGGAGCGAGTCCGAGGGTGAGGAGCCGCAGCGTCGCGTGGTCGTCCTCCCGGCCTGA
- the yidC gene encoding membrane protein insertase YidC, with the protein MDTILGPLYTAVSWIIVQFHSFYSLIFNPNSGAAWGLSIVSLVVLIRICLIPLFVKQIKSTRNMQALQPKMKAIQERYKSDKQRQSEEMMKLYKETGTNPLSSCLPILAQSPFFISLYQVLSHIAQGKTVGVIDETLLQSAQKAHIFGAPLAAKFMDSAAKIESLGASVTNVRVVTIIMIILMSASQFYTQRQLMTKNVDLTVKTPFMQQQKMLMYVFPIMFAVFGINFPVGVLVYWLTTNVWTMGQQMFVIRRNPTPGSKAFAERQERLRAAGKLVEDPAVVEAKQAAEEARQNRQQPKRQTKAKRQTGGAPAGGAQNRTRAGSAARDTDADSAGSDQGGAKKQSLEKKDAQDGKGKGGASGSRTAKSGQRKGQQRPKHPSKK; encoded by the coding sequence GTGGACACGATCCTCGGTCCCCTCTATACCGCTGTTTCCTGGATCATCGTCCAGTTCCACTCGTTCTACAGCCTGATCTTCAACCCGAACAGTGGCGCGGCGTGGGGTCTGTCCATCGTCTCGCTGGTGGTGCTGATCCGTATCTGCCTGATCCCGCTCTTCGTGAAGCAGATCAAGTCGACGCGGAACATGCAGGCGCTCCAGCCGAAGATGAAGGCGATCCAGGAGCGCTACAAGAGCGACAAGCAGCGCCAGTCCGAAGAGATGATGAAGCTCTACAAGGAGACGGGCACCAACCCGCTCTCGAGCTGTCTCCCGATTCTGGCCCAGTCGCCGTTCTTCATCTCCCTGTACCAGGTCCTCAGCCACATCGCGCAGGGCAAGACGGTCGGCGTCATCGACGAGACGCTGCTGCAGAGCGCGCAGAAGGCGCACATCTTCGGCGCGCCGCTGGCCGCGAAGTTCATGGACAGCGCGGCGAAGATCGAGAGCCTCGGCGCCTCGGTCACCAACGTCCGCGTGGTCACGATCATCATGATCATCCTGATGTCGGCGTCGCAGTTCTACACGCAGCGCCAGCTGATGACCAAGAACGTCGACCTCACGGTGAAGACGCCGTTCATGCAGCAGCAGAAGATGCTGATGTACGTCTTCCCCATCATGTTCGCCGTCTTCGGCATCAACTTCCCCGTCGGTGTTCTCGTCTACTGGCTGACCACCAACGTGTGGACCATGGGCCAGCAGATGTTCGTCATCCGTCGTAACCCGACCCCGGGCAGCAAGGCATTCGCGGAGCGCCAGGAGCGGCTGCGGGCCGCGGGCAAGCTCGTCGAGGACCCGGCCGTCGTCGAGGCGAAGCAGGCCGCCGAGGAGGCGCGCCAGAACCGCCAGCAGCCCAAGCGTCAGACCAAGGCCAAGCGGCAGACCGGCGGTGCCCCGGCCGGCGGTGCGCAGAACCGTACGCGTGCCGGATCGGCGGCGCGTGACACGGACGCCGACTCGGCGGGCTCCGACCAGGGCGGCGCGAAGAAGCAGTCGCTGGAGAAGAAGGACGCGCAGGACGGCAAGGGGAAGGGCGGCGCCTCCGGGTCCCGTACCGCCAAGTCCGGACAGCGCAAGGGCCAGCAGCGCCCCAAGCACCCGTCGAAGAAGTAA